One part of the Vitis riparia cultivar Riparia Gloire de Montpellier isolate 1030 chromosome 15, EGFV_Vit.rip_1.0, whole genome shotgun sequence genome encodes these proteins:
- the LOC117931822 gene encoding E3 ubiquitin-protein ligase PUB23-like produces MCLQPDPSSMAMDFPVDFRCPISMELMQDPVTISTGVTYERKNIEKWLFSYNKKTCPTTMQRINCFDITPNHTLKRLILAWQNEEAARSCESRPVRSLKHDELVSLLATMESTPFKVNSLKKLRAIVGLGHEVKDDFMRCGGVEVLVQIIAQILIESFDFLAFTACEEALGVLHQYLSLSEEDDEKTIQLLSKPESIKSLAIMLQRGSGEARFYAVTIFQKLAQADYNWKKFVIQDQGFEFFRSLLELVSDDQICTKASASALELLIEILGSSKTSRLKAIEAGAVCILIELLPDSNRSKCEKMLLLLKFLCECAEGRLALVEHGLGIAAISKKLLHVSSAATKITVKILWLICSYHPSERVLEELLIFGSVKKLLALLHIDNRSSTKEKVVKIFKLHGNSWRQNPCFPCELKDHLGLMNGSC; encoded by the coding sequence ATGTGTCTCCAACCCGACCCCTCTTCAATGGCAATGGATTTTCCTGTGGATTTCAGATGCCCCATCTCCATGGAGCTCATGCAAGACCCTGTCACCATATCCACTGGGGTCACCTATGAGCGAAAGAATATCGAAAAATGGCTCTTCTCATACAACAAGAAGACATGCCCAACAACCATGCAGCGCATCAACTGTTTTGATATCACCCCTAATCACACCCTCAAGAGGCTCATCCTCGCATGGCAGAATGAGGAAGCCGCTCGGTCATGTGAGTCGCGGCCGGTGCGGTCCCTCAAGCACGATGAATTGGTGTCGCTGCTTGCCACCATGGAATCCACTCCATTCAAGGTTAATTCTCTCAAGAAACTTCGTGCCATTGTTGGATTAGGCCATGAGGTGAAGGATGATTTCATGAGGTGCGGTGGGGTTGAAGTTCTTGTTCAAATCATTGCCCAAATCCTCATTGAGTCCTTTGATTTTTTGGCTTTTACAGCTTGTGAGGAGGCTCTGGGGGTTCTGCACCAGTACCTCTCTTTATCTGAAGAAGACGATGAGAAAACAATCCAGCTTTTGTCCAAGCCTGAATCCATCAAGTCCTTGGCCATCATGCTTCAACGAGGAAGCGGTGAAGCCCGGTTTTACGCGGTCACAATCTTCCAAAAGCTGGCACAAGCTGATTATAATTGGAAGAAGTTTGTCATACAAGATCAGGGCTTTGAGTTCTTCAGATCTTTGTTAGAGCTTGTGTCTGATGACCAAATCTGCACCAAGGCAAGTGCAAGTGCCTTGGAGCTTCTCATAGAAATACTGGGATCATCCAAGACAAGTCGGTTAAAAGCCATTGAAGCTGGCGCAGTCTGCATCCTCATTGAGCTCCTCCCGGACTCCAACCGGTCCAAATGTGAAAAAATGCTTCTGCTTCTGAAATTTCTATGTGAATGTGCAGAAGGGAGACTAGCCTTGGTTGAACATGGATTAGGGATAGCTGCCATATCCAAGAAACTACTACATGTCTCAAGCGCCGCCACCAAGATCACCGTGAAGATCTTATGGCTCATCTGTAGCTATCATCCCAGCGAAAGGGTCCTGGAAGAACTGCTGATTTTTGGATCAGTGAAGAAGCTTTTGGCATTGTTGCATATCGACAATCGATCATCTACAAAGGAGAAGGTGGTGAAGATCTTCAAGTTGCATGGAAATTCATGGAGGCAGAACCCTTGTTTCCCTTGTGAGTTGAAGGATCATTTGGGATTAATGAATGGATCTTGCTGA
- the LOC117931978 gene encoding uncharacterized protein LOC117931978, giving the protein MKVKNYLFQAIDWIVLDTILKKDTTKDIWDAMKKKFEGNARFKRSHLQALYKEFETLEMRSGEGVTEYFSRVMTVANKMRIYGEDMQDVKVVEKIVFSLIEKFNYVVCSIEESKDIDVLTVDELQSSLIVHEHKFQRCNGEE; this is encoded by the coding sequence ATGAAAGTGAAGAACTATCTTTTCCAGGCGATCGATTGGATCGTTCTTGACACCATTCTTAAGAAGGATACTACCAAAGACATATGGGAcgccatgaagaaaaaattcGAAGGAAATGCAAGGTTCAAGAGGTCTCATCTTCAAGCTCTCTATAAAGAATTTGAAACTCTTGAGATGAGATCTGGTGAAGGAGTGACAGAATACTTCTCTAGGGTCATGACAGTGGCCAACAAGATGCGAATTTATGGAGAAGATATGCAGGATGTTAAAGTGGTGGAGAAAATTGTATTCTCGTTAATTGAGAAGTTCAACTATGTTGTATGTTCTATTGAGGAGTCAAAAGACATTGATGTTCTTACTGTTGATGAGTTACAAAGCTCATTAATAGTGCATGAACATAAGTTTCAAAGATGTAATGGTGAAGAATAG